One region of Roseimicrobium gellanilyticum genomic DNA includes:
- a CDS encoding TerD family protein, producing MPINLQKGQTISLEKDTNDLSQITIGLGWKIRKKGFFAKLSGAQDYDLDAIAFVLDEHGKVRSLGDKLMGSDVIFFGNLRHPSGQIYHSGDNRVGGSGDNDDEQIVVRLNTLPANVHRILFLVQIYQGKRHNQHFGEVESAYMRAIDAKNQEMARYNLTSEPLYNGKCIMVFGEVYRQGGGWKFRALGEGHATDNFVEILKSHV from the coding sequence ATGCCGATCAATCTCCAGAAGGGCCAGACCATCAGTCTCGAAAAGGACACGAACGACCTCAGCCAGATCACCATCGGCCTTGGGTGGAAGATTCGAAAGAAGGGGTTTTTTGCCAAACTGAGCGGTGCCCAGGACTACGATTTGGACGCCATTGCCTTCGTTTTGGATGAGCATGGCAAGGTGCGCAGTCTCGGGGACAAGCTGATGGGCAGCGACGTGATCTTCTTTGGGAACCTCCGGCATCCCAGCGGGCAGATCTACCACTCGGGTGACAACCGCGTGGGCGGCAGCGGCGACAACGACGACGAACAAATCGTCGTGCGCCTCAACACCCTGCCTGCCAACGTGCACCGCATCCTTTTCCTGGTGCAGATTTACCAGGGGAAACGCCACAACCAGCACTTTGGCGAAGTGGAGAGCGCGTACATGCGCGCCATTGATGCCAAGAACCAGGAAATGGCACGATACAATCTCACGTCCGAGCCCCTGTATAACGGCAAATGCATCATGGTGTTTGGCGAAGTGTACCGCCAGGGTGGCGGCTGGAAGTTCCGCGCCCTCGGTGAGGGTCACGCCACGGATAACTTCGTCGAGATCCTGAAATCACACGTGTAG
- a CDS encoding vWA domain-containing protein: MRRLPVYLLIDTSGSMKGEPLESVKSGLQAMLGGLRQDPHALESLHLSIITFDREVKVVLPLSGLESLQLPVITCPDSGPTNLGAALEVLCDRVDKEVRRTQEENKGDWKPIAFIMTDGSPSDIMLYKETIPKVKSRGFASIVACAAGPKAKKDELTPLADHVVTLETMDGNSFLSFFRWVSSSVAAGNVSVGASAELHLPPPPPEVNLVF; encoded by the coding sequence ATGCGTCGCCTTCCTGTTTACCTCCTCATTGACACCTCAGGTTCGATGAAGGGAGAGCCACTGGAATCCGTGAAGTCAGGCCTTCAGGCCATGCTGGGCGGACTCCGCCAGGATCCCCATGCGCTGGAGTCCCTTCACCTCTCCATCATCACCTTTGACCGCGAGGTGAAGGTCGTGCTCCCGCTCAGCGGCCTGGAGTCGCTACAGCTGCCTGTCATCACGTGCCCGGACTCGGGCCCCACCAATCTCGGTGCCGCGCTGGAGGTCCTTTGTGACCGCGTGGACAAGGAAGTGCGGCGTACCCAGGAGGAGAACAAGGGCGACTGGAAGCCCATCGCCTTCATCATGACGGATGGCTCGCCTTCGGACATCATGCTTTACAAGGAGACGATCCCCAAGGTGAAATCCCGTGGCTTCGCGAGCATCGTGGCCTGTGCCGCAGGTCCGAAGGCCAAGAAGGATGAGCTGACCCCGCTGGCGGATCATGTCGTCACGCTGGAAACGATGGACGGGAACAGCTTCCTCAGCTTCTTCCGCTGGGTTTCATCCAGCGTCGCTGCTGGAAACGTGAGCGTGGGCGCCAGCGCCGAGCTGCATCTGCCACCGCCGCCGCCCGAAGTGAACCTGGTGTTCTAA
- a CDS encoding vWA domain-containing protein, with translation MRRLPVFLLLDTSGSMFGEPIEQVKNGVQMLVSALRQDPYALETAFLSVITFDSKADEKVKLTELTAFQIPALTAQGSTALGDALRLVAESASSQLAKSTSTTKGDWKPMVFLMTDGAPTDDWQKGLARFQQEKWGVVVGCAVNNGDISALKQICGESVVRLDTSDASAMAKFFKWVSASVSSNSKAVETAGKEVEGLDQLPPPPPEIKVVV, from the coding sequence ATGAGACGCCTCCCTGTATTCCTGCTCCTTGACACTTCGGGATCCATGTTCGGTGAACCCATCGAACAGGTCAAAAACGGAGTCCAGATGCTCGTCTCCGCATTGCGCCAGGATCCCTATGCGCTGGAGACGGCGTTTCTGAGCGTGATCACGTTCGACTCCAAAGCCGATGAGAAGGTAAAGCTCACGGAGCTCACCGCATTCCAGATACCTGCCCTTACCGCTCAGGGCAGCACCGCTCTGGGAGATGCCCTGCGTCTCGTGGCGGAGTCGGCTTCCAGCCAGCTCGCAAAGTCCACCTCCACCACCAAGGGCGACTGGAAGCCCATGGTCTTCCTCATGACGGATGGCGCTCCCACGGACGACTGGCAGAAGGGTCTTGCCCGCTTCCAGCAGGAGAAATGGGGCGTTGTGGTCGGTTGCGCCGTGAACAATGGAGACATCTCCGCGCTGAAGCAAATCTGTGGTGAGTCGGTGGTCAGGCTGGACACCTCGGATGCCTCGGCCATGGCGAAGTTCTTCAAATGGGTTTCGGCCTCGGTCAGCAGCAACAGCAAGGCCGTGGAAACTGCCGGGAAGGAAGTGGAGGGACTCGATCAACTCCCCCCGCCTCCGCCCGAAATCAAAGTCGTGGTGTGA